Within Candidatus Methylomirabilota bacterium, the genomic segment CTGCAGAGCGCCCCCGGGGTCGGGCCGGTCCTGGCGCGGACGCTGGTGGCGAACCTGCCGGAGCTGGGGACCCTGACCCGGCAGCAGATCGCCGCCCTGGTAGGCGTCGCGCCCCTGAACCGGGACAGTGGGACCTTCCGAGGCACCCGTCGCGTGTGGGGCGGGCGGGCCCACGTCCGGGCCACCTTGTACATGGGTACCCTGGTGGCGACTCGCTTTAATCCGGTGATCCGCGTGTTCTATCAGCGGCTGTGCGCGGCGGGGAAAGCCAAGAAGGTGGCCTTGACCGCCTGTATGCGGAAGCTGCTGACCATCTTGAATGCGATGCTCAAGCATCAGACCCCGTGGACGATCAAATTCGCACATAGCTCTTGACACCCAAGACAGTTGCTGGCTTGTCGAAGGGTTATTGTTTTCAATACATTCCATCCGTGGTTCGACAAGCTCACCACGAACGGTCCGTAAAGGTATTTATGACTCACTACACTAACAGCTGGCTTGTTACCGAGATAGCTTTTTGATTCCTTGGCAGATATGCCGCTTGTGCGTCATCACTGATCGTGAGTTGCGACGTGGGCTGAGTCACGTTGAAATAGCGATGCAAGCCGTAAAAGGTGGCGCATCGATGATCCAGCTTCGGGACAAGGCAGCCGGACCGCGTCAGCTTCTGTACGAGGCTCGCCAAATTACCCAACTGTGTCGGGCGCACGGGGTTGCCTTCATTGTGAATGACAGGCTGGATCTGGCGCTCGCGGCTGATGCCGACGGTGTCCACCTTGGGCAGGATGACCTGCCTCCATGGAAGGCCCGCACGCTCCTGGGGACAGGCAAGATCTTGGGGGTTTCGACTCACTCCATTGAACAGGCCATCAGGGCCGCAGAGCAGGGGGCCGATTATCTCGGCATCGGGCCGCTCTTCGCGACAGCCACGAAAGCGACCGGGTACGAACCGGTTGGCTGCGACACGATTCGACAACTGCGGGCCCGGCTCCCTCTCCCGATCGTGGCCATCGGTGGCATCAGCTTGAGTAACGTCGGAGAGGTCATACGGTCTGGGGCTGCTGGTGTTGCGGTGATCTCGGCGATCGTCGGCACTGATGACATCACGACGGCT encodes:
- the thiE gene encoding thiamine phosphate synthase, with amino-acid sequence MIPWQICRLCVITDRELRRGLSHVEIAMQAVKGGASMIQLRDKAAGPRQLLYEARQITQLCRAHGVAFIVNDRLDLALAADADGVHLGQDDLPPWKARTLLGTGKILGVSTHSIEQAIRAAEQGADYLGIGPLFATATKATGYEPVGCDTIRQLRARLPLPIVAIGGISLSNVGEVIRSGAAGVAVISAIVGTDDITTA